GCGTGGGAGAGCCGACGCCCGACGGGTCACGGGAGTAGGGCAGGAGGTGGGATGTGCTGTGATGTTGGGCCGGCTGGGCCGAATCCAGGCGCGGAAACGTTTCCGATCCGAAATTTTCGGCCCATTTAATCGGGTATACGTGGATACACCACGGATATGTATCCGGGGCGTATCCGTATCGGATACGTATCCGATACGGGATACGGTCCCCAGGTGGAGTATCCGTGTTTCGTAGGATATTTTACAGGGTTCGACTCAAACGACTTGAAATCGGTGGGATTGCAgccttcgtcttcgtcttccgGATCTCTTCACCGCACGAGGCCACGAGCTCTCTCCGTCTAGTGTGTCACGTCGTCAGGCTGGGCATGGGTAGGCGATTCGGGGtcagggtttagggtttagacTAAGACCCCTCTCTCCGGTCTCCTTCATGGCGTCTGCATCTCGTGtaagtctctctctctctctctgcgaaATTGAGTGCAGCGCTTTGTCTACGAATCATGGTTTCTCCAGCCCATTAAATGGTCTGATTTCGCGGGGGGATCAACCCATTGTGATCTGTGGCGCGTTGGTTTTTGCAGGTGAGGGTTGGCACTCTAGTTCCCCTTGCCAAGGACAATGCTGGCTCATCAAATGGATCCATATCAACCATTCCCATCTTCGAGGGGTCCAATGTCGTCGGGAGGAATCATTTGGTTGTCGCCGACAAGAGGATTAGCCGCAAACATCTGAGCCTCCGGACCTCTGCTGACGGTTCCATTGAAGTCGCAGTGGTCAGTATGATAAGATGTTCTGATGGCTTTTAATTCGGGAAATAAGTTGTAGTTCTAAGTGAATGGTCCCACACAATTTTGTTCTGATGGCTTTTGATTCGGGAAATAAGTTTTAGTTCTAAGTGAATGGATTTTCAGGAAGGACCGAACCCTATAGTTGTGCAATCCAAGGGGCAGAGGAGGAAGGTTTGCGCTCTGGAGAAAGCCAGGATTGCACATGATGATGTCCTCGAACTGATTCCTGGTGATTATTTCATGAAGTATGTGAATCTTGGTGATGAACATAAAAGTTCAGTACCAATGGACTTGGGTAGCATAAAGAAGGAAAGGAGGCATAGCGAGGAAGATAGTGCAGCAGTCAAGAGGAATCGACAGATCATGGAAGATGAGGCTCTGGCAAGAACACTGCAGGTTAGCTAATATTCTGTTTTTGTTGCAAAACCATTCAAGTCATGCTTGCATAACTGACAACAGGCCAATCCATGATATATGTGATGCTTAAGTTGAAGTGTTTTTCCTACTGTCAATAGCTGAGTTTAATCGATTCTAGGATCTGCTTAATTTGGGCAATACTTAGGTATTATAACACTAAAACCGATCTTAGTGACCAATATAGCAGACTTGAAAAATAAGTGACTTGTTGATGCTTATTTACTTTTAGAATTGCCATGTTCTGTTGAGAAACTATAGCAATTAAGCCAAAACTGTTGGTTGCTAACAGAAAATAAAGTTATGCCTTAATCTCATTTGTCTGAAATAACATGTCATAATGGATGTATTTGAGTTATTATTCTTATAGGTTTAAGTTCAATGATAAATATCTTGATAAGTTTTGCAAACTACTTTTGTGAGTCTAGGATTTATGTGTTATTTTTCATGCTCTTCAAATTTCAATGAAGCATGACTGCATGTACAGGTGACTTTGAACTATGATATGATTGTTCccttttcctttgttttcttcacaaacagttTTCCATGTTTCATCACTTAATAAACTAAAAATGAAAGTGAACAGTGGGGTAATGAAGGAAGGCTGGAAAagaaatttgatcaaaattgtTTCTACCGTAATCATCACACTGCACATGAGCATAAATCCTTGTATTTTAATGCAATTTATAATATGATTCCTTTCTATGCCTTTCTGTACCTATGTGTGCTTTGTGCACCTTCTCTCGCTGAGTATCAGAGTTCACTTATATATTGTCTACTTATGTAAAATCACAGTGCACCCTTAAATTATGCACATATCATTGCAATCTTACATTTGATTATGTGTGTTCTATCTAAACAGGAAAGCTTCACAGAAGAGAATACAACTGTTTCCGGCATGACTTCTGGCCAAAAAATAAGTCCACCTGATAGTGCTGGTTCTTCTGGAAAACATAATGAAAGAATGCACTCTGTTGATCCTTTGAAAGATATGCTCTCATTAACTTTCCGGCTCATGCGGGTCCAAGGTCTTCCATCATGGACTAACACTTCTTCAGTTACCATTCAGGATGTCATACAGGTTTTGCTCATTTAACCGACTTGCATCTTTGATGGAATGTGTTTGATCAATTCATTTCATTCGGCATGCCAGTGCTGTTAAGATAAACGTTTATTAGTAACATAACCGTTGCATAAGAACCCAATTCCTTCACCTCTTAAATAATGCATGAAAGAACTTTTGTTCTTTGTGCGCTTGTTGCCACCACTGTGCTCAAGAGTAACCTCTATGATGCAAATGCAAACAGAAAAGAGCACTCCTGGACTGCAATGTTCACTTATGTACTGGTGTACTGCCCATTTCTTCCATAGCTCCATGTATAGCACAAACATTTTGACTAATGTACTGGGCCTTTTGTCCATGTTTCGCAACCATTTCTCGTGAAAAAATGTTATTCATTGTTTTCACACTATATGCCTACTCTGCCTAATTCATCTTAGAAGTATAGTAGTTCTTAATTCTTGCATCCGATTGGATTCTTAGGGTGAAGTGCTTCTTGCTGTACTCTCAAATTACATGGTGGACATGGATTGGTTGCTTTCTGGTAAGTAATTTGTTAGAAACCTAAGGGTGTCTATGTTCTGTATTGCCTTAGCTGATGTTTATCAAATTTTTAGTTGTTTATTTTTCAAAGTAAAAGAGAAAATATTGTGTGCCTACGGTTTCAAACATTAAACAGTGAAACCATCTATGTGCTATGACAATGTGTCATGTATAGTCACCATGCCCTTTAGTGAACTATGTAGCTGGTGAAAGTGCAAACTAGGCATCTATGGAACTTAAGAGTAATCCACTAAATTATCAGCACTAAAGCGCTTGCAAAGTTCACAAGAAATATTATCCCATCCCAGCCTTTAGAGCATCTTGGCTTCCATTCACACAGAACCGATGTATTCAAGAACCGATTGGTAACACTTGTCTTACACTCATTTAGCATCCATCATTGAAAACCCTGAAACCTGTGATCATTCAAAGATCTTAAATCTAAATCAAGATTGACCAGTTAAAATCAATAATTCAGATCTTTGAATCTTAACCAATTAAAAACAGTTTTGAAATGAGACGTTAGCAGTTGTTAGATGTAAGGAACCAACAGAAACCTAtctggaaaagaaaagaaaagaaaagaaaagagagaatcAACTAGAAGTCAAGAAGTCAGCTGGATGTAGTCAAGCCGTCAAGTAGCCTGCCCCTGTCCATATCTGGAGTCTGGACAGTAGGAGACAGGGCAGAATGGCAGCAGAGGAAAAGTCTAGCACCCTCTTGGTTGTGCTTGATGATGAAAGTGGCAAACTGGTGAAAGTTCATGCATGGCTTTCTCTAACGAAGCTGAGAAAGTGGGCGGTGAGAAATTCGGCCACTGGTTGTCAGTGAGTGCAGATGAGGATGAAGCTGACTTTGAGTCCAACTTCATTAGCTGTGGTCGCAGTACCCTTGCTGGTGTTGGAGCTAGTACCGATGACCTTGGAGGTTGTGCTGGGCTACTAGTCTTGAGGGAGTGAGGGGAGGTCTCTGAATCTGGTCGTTCGCACTGCCACACGAGACTTTGAGACATGGGTAGTTAGGAACTTAGGATGTGGCATGTTTTCTCATGAAGGTTGCCTTTAGTGTAGTGGAGGTAGGTTATTTCCTTCAAATACAGTGCATTTGCCTGTGTTCGAACTGCAAAAGCCACAAAACCTATTCCCACTCGTTTTAGCTGCTTGAACAATTGTTGGATTGTGCTTCTGGAAAATTCAATCCAAAAGGCAACCTACAAATGTGCTCAGATTATTGTGCTACATAGTAATATATCAATATTCTCTTTTTTCACCATTTTTTACATCATTCATTTTTAATGTAATGCTAATTAGATGCACCATTGTGCAGCATGTCCAAGTTTGAGAAAAGTTCCACATGTCCTAGTCCTACATGGACAAGATGGTGCTTCAGTAGAGCTTATGAAGGTTGCAAAATGGTGCAAACTGTTTGCTATGTTATGTTTCTTGCATTCTTTTGCTTACTTCATCTTCATGCTTGAGTGACAGAAACTGAAGCCTGCAAATTGGATCCTTCACAAACCTCCACTCCCAATTTCATTTGGAACACATCATTCTAAGGCCATGTTGCTTGTATATCCTCAAGGAATCCGTATTGTTGTGCACACAGCAAATTTGATACATGTTGACTGGAATTACAAAAGCCAGGGGCTATGGATGCAAGATTTTCCCTGGAAAGACACAAAGGATCTGAATAAAAAAGCTCCATTTGAGAATGATCTAGTTGATTATCTTAGTGCACTTAAGGTAACAGGGTGTTTTCTGCGTGCCATTGTTAATTGTTTAAAATTTTCAGTATTTTTTTCTGCTGATGTCTTGAAATTAGAGCAATTTGACTATATGACACTAACAAAAAACCGACCTTTGTGTAGGACACTGTTAAAAAAATTTCTTGTCTGACAAAAAAGAGTGCCAGGAAATTCCAGTGTCCTACATAGAAAATCACAGAAACGGAATCTCCCCTAGACAAGTTTTCTGAAAAGTATCGTTGGAAGTTTTAAAACCATCTGATTATTTATCAcatcagaagaaaaaatggaaaatgtttttttttttgcatttccaATTGACACAAGAAGTTATGTTTTTATCCCTTGTCATATCTATTGTTATAAGCAGTAAAGCATGCTTGGAAGATGCATTAAATAAGTTGAAGAATGTTTCTGTGAAGCACAAGATATAATCTGGCTTCTCTGTGGAAGATGTGCTTCTGTAATAAGTTCCATTCTTGTTATCTAATCCATCCTAGCATGAGGATATAAACTCTTGTACCTTTTTGATTTTGTTGATTTTGGCTACTACTTTTCTTGTACCTGTTTGTTTCCCCTGTAGTTGCAGTTTTGTTTAAACTCATCTTATTTATTTTAGGTAGTAAAGTGAATTGTTCACTTCATGAAAATGCAGTGGCCTGAGTTCAGAGTAAATCTCCCAGAGGTTGGTGATGTCAACATCAATGCAGCATTCTTTAGGAAATTTGACTATAGTAATTCAATGGTTAGTACAATTCTTTGATCTCAAAGTTGCTTCAAACTTACATGCAGTGCTGAACGGTTTAATTTTTTTGGTTTCTCTCTTAACTAGACTGGCACATGCAATGATGTTAGCACTTCCGTCTAAATGTCATTTGGGGTTATAGCAAGTTTCAATGCTTAGCTTTGATAAACAACAGAAAAATGGCAAATTATTAACCATGTAATAGTTGGCTTTGGATATTATGTGCATTGTTGATGGGCTGCTTGACCAGTAAGGTTTATATCATGCCAAAGGAGTTACATACTCTGTCATTTTGATCGTCGTTTGGCTGCTTATCATACAAAGTGTTCATTACTTGGAAGAATTTTCACGTTGATTCACAAAAACACACTATGCGTTTTTATCCATTTTGGCCTGCTACTTTCCTCGTCCACGCCAATTTAACCCATCCTTTTTGGCTTATCTATATATTATTTAATCTCAAGTGATCATTTGCAGGTCAGGTTGATTGGATCAGTTCCTGGTTATCACGTGGGCCCCAATATTAGAAAGTGGGGCCATATGAAGCTTCGGAATGTTCTTGAGGAATGCATGTTTGATAAACAATTTTGCAAGTCCCCTCTAATTTATCAGGTACCTTTTGTCCATTTCTCCATTTTCTAGGGCATGCAACTTTACAAAACATGGCGTTAAAACTAATCGTTTGATCTTTAATATGTAAATGTTTgaattaataaataaataaataaaagtgaTATAGTACCAAATTTTATTCCTAATCTTTAATAACTTAATGTTGTAAAATCTTTCGATGGTATTTAAGTGTACTGACCAAGTTTGCTTGTATCTTTACCACTTGAAAAAAATCTGAGCTGTTTGTGGTGGTTGGTTTTACACTCGAGGATCTTCTCTGCATTTGATGTGTTTGAATGGAGGATCTTCAGTGCTGAGTTTGTATTCATGTGCTTTCTTTGTAGCTTAATTATTGGGTGAGTATGTAAGTTTTAGATATAGGGACAATTAAACTTTAAGTATCTTAGCGAGTAGAATTTAGAAATTTTTTTAAAGTCCATCGCAATGCATGGGCACCCCCGACTAGTATTTCTAAAATTGAGATATTTCATTGTCATGAATCCAATTTTCCAAAAGTTTTAAATGTATTTATTATCATCTATCACTGCCCAAGTTGAACTTTTAGTATGTTGAGCATTTGTTTATTCTTGGCTGCAGTTTTCTTCCTTGGGGTCACTTGATGAGAAATGGATGAGTGAATTTGCATACTCGCTGTCAGCTGGTAAATCAGATGATGGATCACAGCTAGGTATCGGGAAGCCACTGATTGTCTGGCCTACAGTGGAAGATGTCCGTTGCTCAATAGAGGTAAAAACAGCTGAAAGGCTGATAATTTTCGTCGCATCTTCAAGTGCTCTTCTTAAATttgtgaatgtaaaaaaaaagatgtctCCCTGCTGTCTGTGCATTCTTAACTTGTTGAAAACATGTAGTAGCTTCTGATATTTTTCAAGATTGATCTGTACTGGCCTCAAGATTAATCTTCCATTCAGATGAATTCTTGGCTTGCAAGATCCATGGTATCTATTTTTCTATCGTATTTACCTGAGTACCACCTGTCTTATTCTCGTGCTATTCTCTGTGTTTCATATTCATATGTAGGGTTATGCAGCTGGTAGTTGCATTCCAAGTCCTCAAAAGAATGTTGAGAAAGACTTCTTGAAGAAATATTGGTCCAGGTGGAAAGCGGACCATGTAGGTCGTTGGTATGCTCACTTTTCTTGTAATTACCTGAAGAACTATGATGTTATTTGAATGAAATTCCATGACTGTTACACCGTCAGGATGCTTAGAGCATTTATTGGCCCATCATGATGTACCACTGCACCACCATGTTTTTACCACTTATAGAATAGCTTCTGCATAGCCATGATTGAAAGACTGGCGTTTCAGGACCTTTAATTAAGTGCCTAAGGCTTCAAACCTCCTGCACAAGTATAACTTCTCCAGATAAATATTTCTTTACCTATTAGTTGCCAATGGGGGAGTATCAGTAATAAAAGAGGTTAGGAAGGATGAAGGCGACGCTTCTGGCCCTGCCATTCTTTGCCATTTTCCGAAGGCAGCAGATCAGGTCTCCATGTTTCTGCACGCATAATAGTTCTTAACATAAAACGTCTACTACTAAACAATAGCTTGATAGCATAGGCCAGGTAGATTTAGCTCTACTTAACAGGACAGGGAATAATCTCTCTCTCTAAACCAAGCAGCATCAGTACATCACTTCATAGCACTAGTGGGTAATGATTGTGATATTGTATATTTTTTCGAGTGTTCCATTCAAGTGAGTAAATGGCCTCCAAAAGATTTCCTCATGCTTTCTAAATCTTCCTATAGTGCTTACTGTTGACATGGACATTCTGACCTTGATTTTTCCCCCTGTACCAGTCGGGCAATGCCTCACATAAAAACGTTTACTCGTTACAGTGGTCAAAACATTGCGTAAGTTTTGGTATAGCTTAATTCCACTCCAGGACTAAATAACTCCAGTATTTTTCTGGATGATCACATCTGAAATCTTGTCTGTTCCCATCAGATGGTTTCTGCTTACGTCATCAAATTTAAGCAAAGCTGCTTGGGGTGCGCTGCAAAAGAACAACACACAGCTGATGATACGCTCATATGAGGTACGCTTTCTTGCATTTTCATGATATTTTCTGGAGATTCAGGGTTACAGATTTTGCAACTTGGAGCACTATTCAGCTCTTAAGACTTAGCTAGGAATAGTTTTTTACTACAAGTTGCGGATGATCCATGGTCATCATGGAGTCACCACTTATGCCTTGTTGTTTGACCACTTTTCAGCTAGGTGTATTATTCTTGCCCCAAACACTCCAATCTGTACCTCAATTCTCGTGCACGGAGAGGAACGCTTCAAACCGGGTAAATAGCAAGTCGTTCCTTTCTAATAGTATACCCTGCAATTATCTCTCTACGAATCCGTTCCTGTCATTACGCCTTGTTTTTACATGCATATCCAGGATGGCCTCGCCCTTGGCAAGACAATCAAGACCAAGCTGGTCACGCTCTGCTGGAAAGGCGACGAAGAAAAGGAACCGTCTACGAAGACCGTCAGATTGCCTGTGCCGTATCAACTCCCTCCACAACCTTACGGCACAGAAGGTTAGCCTTCCGCTGTCTTAAGagtgtttggttccatggactaaagtttagtccctatcacaccgaatg
This portion of the Setaria viridis chromosome 7, Setaria_viridis_v4.0, whole genome shotgun sequence genome encodes:
- the LOC117865308 gene encoding tyrosyl-DNA phosphodiesterase 1 isoform X2, whose amino-acid sequence is MDFQEGPNPIVVQSKGQRRKVCALEKARIAHDDVLELIPGDYFMKYVNLGDEHKSSVPMDLGSIKKERRHSEEDSAAVKRNRQIMEDEALARTLQESFTEENTTVSGMTSGQKISPPDSAGSSGKHNERMHSVDPLKDMLSLTFRLMRVQGLPSWTNTSSVTIQDVIQGEVLLAVLSNYMVDMDWLLSACPSLRKVPHVLVLHGQDGASVELMKKLKPANWILHKPPLPISFGTHHSKAMLLVYPQGIRIVVHTANLIHVDWNYKSQGLWMQDFPWKDTKDLNKKAPFENDLVDYLSALKWPEFRVNLPEVGDVNINAAFFRKFDYSNSMVRLIGSVPGYHVGPNIRKWGHMKLRNVLEECMFDKQFCKSPLIYQFSSLGSLDEKWMSEFAYSLSAGKSDDGSQLGIGKPLIVWPTVEDVRCSIEGYAAGSCIPSPQKNVEKDFLKKYWSRWKADHVGRCRAMPHIKTFTRYSGQNIAWFLLTSSNLSKAAWGALQKNNTQLMIRSYELGVLFLPQTLQSVPQFSCTERNASNRDGLALGKTIKTKLVTLCWKGDEEKEPSTKTVRLPVPYQLPPQPYGTEDVPWSWDRRYTKKDVYGSVWPRHG
- the LOC117865308 gene encoding tyrosyl-DNA phosphodiesterase 1 isoform X1; protein product: MASASRVRVGTLVPLAKDNAGSSNGSISTIPIFEGSNVVGRNHLVVADKRISRKHLSLRTSADGSIEVAVEGPNPIVVQSKGQRRKVCALEKARIAHDDVLELIPGDYFMKYVNLGDEHKSSVPMDLGSIKKERRHSEEDSAAVKRNRQIMEDEALARTLQESFTEENTTVSGMTSGQKISPPDSAGSSGKHNERMHSVDPLKDMLSLTFRLMRVQGLPSWTNTSSVTIQDVIQGEVLLAVLSNYMVDMDWLLSACPSLRKVPHVLVLHGQDGASVELMKKLKPANWILHKPPLPISFGTHHSKAMLLVYPQGIRIVVHTANLIHVDWNYKSQGLWMQDFPWKDTKDLNKKAPFENDLVDYLSALKWPEFRVNLPEVGDVNINAAFFRKFDYSNSMVRLIGSVPGYHVGPNIRKWGHMKLRNVLEECMFDKQFCKSPLIYQFSSLGSLDEKWMSEFAYSLSAGKSDDGSQLGIGKPLIVWPTVEDVRCSIEGYAAGSCIPSPQKNVEKDFLKKYWSRWKADHVGRCRAMPHIKTFTRYSGQNIAWFLLTSSNLSKAAWGALQKNNTQLMIRSYELGVLFLPQTLQSVPQFSCTERNASNRDGLALGKTIKTKLVTLCWKGDEEKEPSTKTVRLPVPYQLPPQPYGTEDVPWSWDRRYTKKDVYGSVWPRHG